From Demequina capsici:
ACGCCTTGTCGAGCGTCTCGACGACCATGGCGGTCGCGTCCTGGGTCACGGGCGGCCGCGATCCGATACCTGCACCGTGCTCGTCCACGCTGCAGGACGCGGCCCACATTCCCGTCGCCTCGTCCCAGAGGAGCTCGCGGTGCATGCGGTACTGCATGTCCGCGGGCGCGAAGTCTCCCGTGAGCGCCATCACCGGCAACGCCACGGCAAGAGTCGCGACATCGACGCTCGCAGCCTCATCGTCGGCCGGCCCGGCTGCCAGGATGACCCCCGAATCCGCACGGGGACCCCACCGCAGGAGCCACCACCGCAACGACTCGAGCTCGGCGACGGCGCCGACGGCTGCGGGGGACGCCTCAGACGTCACGGCCGGAGACCACGGCGAGCAGACGCGCGGTGCGCGGCCCGAGCTCCGCCCACTCGCAGTCGAACTCCAGGACCGCGGCGGTGGCTGTGGGCAACCCGTGCGCGACCCGCTGCAGCGCCGTCTTGTCAGACCCTGGACCGGCGAGGAACGCGGCGGCGGCGGAGGAGGTGGGCTCGTGTCCGACCACGACCACCGTGCCGTCGACGTCGACCGTCGCGAGCTCGCGCAGGAGCCCCGGCACGTGCGTCTCGTAGATCGCGTCGACCACCCGCGACTCGCACGCAGGCAGCGCGGTGGCCATGAGCTTCCACGTCTGCCGTGTGCGGCTCGCAGGTGAGACAAGCGCGAGATCAGGCACCAGCCCCGCCTCGGTGAGAGCCTCACCCAGATGCATGGAGGCCTTGCGGCCGATCACCGCGAGCGCGCGGTCCATGTCGCTCAGACCAGGCGCGGGCGCCTCCGCCTTCGCGTGACGAGCCAGGATGAGGGTAGGCACCTGGCTACTGTCCCATGGCGTGCACGCCGCCGTCCACGTGGACCATCTCACCGGTGGTGGCAGGGAACCAGTCGGACAGCAGCGCCGTGACGGCCTTGGCGGCAGGCTCGGGGTCGCTCGAGTCCCACCCGAGCGGCGCGCGATCGCTCCAGATCGACTCCATCTGGTCGAAGCCGGGGATGTGCTTGGCCGCAGTCGTCTTGATAGGGCCGGCGGACACGACGTTGCAGCGGATCCCCTTCACACCGAGATCGCGGGCGACGTAGCGGGACACCGCCTCGAACGCGGCCTTCGCCACACCCATCCAGTCGTAGACCGGCCAGGCGTAACGCCCGTCGAACGTGAGGCCGACGATGGATCCGCCCTCGGTCAGGAGCGGTGCGGTCGCGGCGGCAAGCGCCTTGAGCGAGTACGCCGAGATGTGCACCGCCGTCGAGACGTCAGGCCATTCGCCGCTCATGAAGTTGCCGCCCATCACGGACTGCGGCGCGAACCCGATCGAGTGCACCACGCCGTCCAGGTGCGGCACGTGCTCGCGCACACGGTCCGCGAGCGCCGCCACGTGCTCCTCGTTCGTGACGTCGAGCTCCACGACCTGCGCCTCGACGGGGAGCCTGCGACCCATCGCCTGCGTGATCTTGAGCGACCGTCCCACGCCGGACAGGACGACCGTCGCGCCCTGCTCCTGGCACAGTCTGGCGACATGGAAGGCGATCGAGCCCTCCGTCAGCACTCCGGTGACCAGGATGTTCTTTCCTTCAAGCATGCCCATGTCGTTTCCTCCCTGTCGTGGAAGCCTAGTGCCGCGCATCGCGGCGGGTGCCGTCGCTGCGCCACGCGAGGCGGTGGTCGCATCGGCCGTGGGCCGGGATCCGTCGGTCAGTGTCCCATGCCAAGACCGCCATCGACCGGAAGCACCGCTCCGGAGACGTAGCCCGCCTCGTCGGAGGCCAGGAACACCGCAGCGGCGGCGACGTCCTGCGTGATGCCGAAGCGCCTGGCCGGGATCGTCGCCTCGTACTGCTTCTTGGTGTCCGCCGGGAGCTCGTCGGTCATGTCGGTGGTGATGAAACCCGGAGCGATGACGTTCGCGGTGAT
This genomic window contains:
- a CDS encoding SixA phosphatase family protein, with product MPTLILARHAKAEAPAPGLSDMDRALAVIGRKASMHLGEALTEAGLVPDLALVSPASRTRQTWKLMATALPACESRVVDAIYETHVPGLLRELATVDVDGTVVVVGHEPTSSAAAAFLAGPGSDKTALQRVAHGLPTATAAVLEFDCEWAELGPRTARLLAVVSGRDV
- the fabI gene encoding enoyl-ACP reductase FabI; the protein is MGMLEGKNILVTGVLTEGSIAFHVARLCQEQGATVVLSGVGRSLKITQAMGRRLPVEAQVVELDVTNEEHVAALADRVREHVPHLDGVVHSIGFAPQSVMGGNFMSGEWPDVSTAVHISAYSLKALAAATAPLLTEGGSIVGLTFDGRYAWPVYDWMGVAKAAFEAVSRYVARDLGVKGIRCNVVSAGPIKTTAAKHIPGFDQMESIWSDRAPLGWDSSDPEPAAKAVTALLSDWFPATTGEMVHVDGGVHAMGQ